In Lolium perenne isolate Kyuss_39 chromosome 5, Kyuss_2.0, whole genome shotgun sequence, the sequence GACGCACCGGGCGGGCGCGCTCGTCTGCGGCGTGGCTGGAACCATCTGGGTGCGCTGGGTGGCTGCCTCCAAGGTGTTCGGCGAAATGTGGGCGCCAAAGGTGATTGCGGAGGACGAGGCTGCGCGGGGACTGAAGCGCTCTTCCAGTGGAGGTGCTGCTCTATGTCAGCTATTGCCATTGAAAGACAGGCGAAGGGTCGAGTTCATCTTTCTGCGCTCATTGAGGATGATGCTGCCGGTGTACTCGACACTGTCCGTCTGTTTCCTGGCCTGTCATGTTGCCCGTGAAGCAATTCTGCCGACCGACATCTACAGGTGGGCGATGGAGGGTAAGCTTCCTTACGTGGCAGCGTTTACCCAGGTGGACAAACTTCTTGGGACCCCTGTAAAACACTGCCCTTTGAGTGCGAGACAGCTATTCAGGCCGGTCCGAGTGATTGGAGCGCGGCAACTGGAAGCTACAGCTGGGTCCATAGCACGAAGGATAGGCTTACGGCTTCCTTCGGTTAATTTCTATGCTATTGCTCACCGCTACTTGAGCGAGTTGTCTCTGCCGATTGAAAGAACCCTCCCTCATGCTTGCCGTATCTATGAGTGGGCGATGCCTGCAGAACTGTGGCTGTCTAGTAATCCAGCTAGGCTCCCTACACGGGTGTGTGTAATGGCTATACTAATATTGGCTCTAAGAGTTCAGTATAACATCAATGGTCAAGGGATATGGGAGGTGAGTATTCCAGATAGGGTAACTGTCTTAAGTCATGTATTATGTGTCATAAAATGATGGACTGaagttcattttttaaaatttcttCAGGAGATTTCTGAGGCACGAAGCAATGCAGGTGAGTCTGACCCTGATGCAAACTTACCACCATCTATGAAGCCTGATGGCAGCACGAGTGAGGAGTTTGGAACAAGAGAATTGCTATGCACTCTTGCAGATGCCTATGATAAAATTGACGTCACACATGGTAACTACCTGTGACTATTGCATTCCATCCGCATCATTGTTTTTCTTGTAATATACACATGTCGGGTCTCATTGTTATGCTGTCCATTTAGTGGTTCATATACTACCTCTTATTTATGAAAAACATGCTCTTCTAGTTTAGCATAATAGCTACTTCGTATGTCATAAGAGAGAATACCATGTACTATTTACTATGGTAGCCATATCGTATGTTGTTTCTTAATATGTTGTACCCTCCTATGTTTAGAGCCACTAGTCTGTCTTGTAATGGTAATTTTCATTTACCGAGGTATGATATATACGGACCATTGTTATAAATGTATTTTAAAATTTTAGGACATTTGGTTAGTAATAAAGGTTGTACACAGTAACGAAGGATTGACCCCTGAAAAAAAGTACCTTTCACTATCACTGCTGGTGAGTCACAGCTCAACATTGGGATGTGCAACCGATGCACTCCGTCCATCCCGTAATATAATATGTTATTACGACCAATTACAAACTATGTTggttgtaataacatcttatattatgggGCAGAGGGAGTATTTGATGTAGGTAGAGTTCTAGATATCCTTTTAATATAGCCATATTGTTGCTTAATCTTTAATTTCATTGTGCTTCTACTGTAGCGTAGGGATCCCTCTTGAGTTCAGAACATATGTAATCAGGAGATATGATCAAGACATCATGTTTGTTTCAGCTTTATAAAACTTGAGAATAACATAATTTAACCTCTGTGAGAGCAGATTATTCGAAGGACCTTCACTCTTATCTCAAATACTGCAAAGATGTTGTATTTCCTGGGATTGCATGTTCAGATAAAGAGAAGCACGTGATAGAGGACTTCCAGGAAATGTACAAAGGACAAGAGGTAATGCACCCAACTTGTTGTAGTCTTATCCCTTTTTTTTGGATCAAGTGGTAAAATCGTGGTGTGCCTCTCAAAGTTTGTGGATTAGTGCTTATTTTATTGGACTGCTGAAATTCTTGCCACTTATTTGTCTTGCTCCATTTTAATGTTCACATTTTATGGCCGGGTGTAAGGTCTTATGAATTGTACCAGCGTGATGCTAACTCGTGAGTTTAATAAAGCGCCCTTCATCGATTTTTTTTATGTTTACCTCTCATTAGCTGGATCAGTTTGCTTTGAGGTTATTAGTTAGTTGTATACTTGCATTAGCATTACGATGAACTCAATATTTAGTGTGAGCAAGTCTAAAA encodes:
- the LOC127298666 gene encoding TATA box-binding protein-associated factor RNA polymerase I subunit B produces the protein MDDDGGASPDHYGGGGGGSITIVCKMCRDEGVFSPDDDEDNGYFTCRQCDYVNTSTQALVSDPGDFQPKPSIRLPNQSTKTPNPPSNTQRATAARAFDEPDEPRDFVPGAADVWVGEPEELGIRIRQRYVEGLQAILQQQLQVLVETHRAGALVCGVAGTIWVRWVAASKVFGEMWAPKVIAEDEAARGLKRSSSGGAALCQLLPLKDRRRVEFIFLRSLRMMLPVYSTLSVCFLACHVAREAILPTDIYRWAMEGKLPYVAAFTQVDKLLGTPVKHCPLSARQLFRPVRVIGARQLEATAGSIARRIGLRLPSVNFYAIAHRYLSELSLPIERTLPHACRIYEWAMPAELWLSSNPARLPTRVCVMAILILALRVQYNINGQGIWEEISEARSNAGESDPDANLPPSMKPDGSTSEEFGTRELLCTLADAYDKIDVTHDYSKDLHSYLKYCKDVVFPGIACSDKEKHVIEDFQEMYKGQEDKNPKVRMEETRSTNGVKKRGRDGTSVSARCLPTSSSGIRSINSEMEDHGFCYMSPRKRPRSDGYLHYRRKTSAGSLACIGHADYYMLIRSFAKLAEVDVRIMHDSVLKLERRLAWIEERIGVSLDALHNPAS